The sequence TTGCAAGAGCTGCAGTAATTACTCATGCGCTTGATATAAGCGCCACTAGCAATATAGGGCTTACTCGTAAAGCGCCCACCATTAGCAAATAGTGCCATGCCAGCGGTATTAGGCAATTCCACCCACTCGATCGCATCAACATACACTGCCAAGTACCAATCACATACTGCTGAGGGCAAGATCTCTGCTAAGAGTCCAAAGTTACCGGTAACCATCAAGCGCTGAATGTGATGTGCATAGCCATACTGTAGAGTTTGACCAACCGTATCCTTCATGCAGTGCATTTGAGTGTCGCCTGTCCAATACCACTTGGGTAGTGATCGTTGATGATCATAAAAATTATCTTGGGCCATCTGCGGCATATCAAGGTAATACATTCCTCTGACAAACTCGCGCCAACCCAAAATCTGACGTATAAAGCCCTCGATATTGGATAGATCAAGAGCGTTTTTTTTCCAGGCCTTCAGTACCGCATCAATCACTTCGCGCGGATTGAGGAGCTTCAGATTTAATGAGCTCGATAACAGGGAGTGCCAACCAAAAGGCGTATCCGTCCACATCGCATCCTGAAAAATACCAAAGTTACGCAAGCGGTATTCAACAAAATAATCGAGCGCTTTTAATGCCTGCTCTCGGCTAACAGGCCAGTGGAATTGATCTAAAGAGCCAGGGTGCTCCGGATAGGTTTGATTAACGTATTTGATGACTTCTTGCGTAATCGCATCGGGTTTAAATTCAGCGGGGGCATCGGTAATCCCAGGGCCCTTCTTGGGATAGGGCTTGCGATTATCTTGATCAAAATTCCATTGCCCGCCCTCAGGGTTGCCTTCAGCATCAACCAAGATGGAATATTTCTTGCGCATTAAGCGATAGAAATACTCTAAGCGTAATTCTTTTTTATTCGCTGCCCATTCACGAAACTCGGCATGCGTACAAAAGAAGTGGCTGTCTTCCCGCATATCGAGCTGGATTTTGAATTCTGATGCTAAATCTTCAATCGCTTGTTTGAGCCGCCACTCGCCTGGCTCAACGCATACCAGATGTTGAATCTGATTTTGAGTCAAATGCTCGCGCAGCACCTCTGTAATCGTCTTAGAAGACTCTGAGTAGTAAGCCAGAGGATATTTTTTATCTTTGAGCTTCTGCGCAAAGTGCCGCATGGCCGATAGAAATAATGCAATCTTGGCTTTATGAGACCAGACATATTGGGCCTCATTGGCTGACTCCACCATGATGATTTGATCATGCTGTGAATCAAATCCTTTTAGGGCCGCTCCGTTTAAATCGAGTTGATCCCCGAGGATAAGAACGAGTTTCTTATTGCTCTTCTTCAACAATAGCCCAGGTGCTATCACCCAACTTTTTGACTGCCATCAAATAAGACCAGTTATCTGGAATACCGCAACTCCAATTATTGGGCGCATTCTGAATCAGCATATTGACTGCGTTACGGCCATCGTAATACAGGTAATAGGTTTTGCCATGAATCGGATTAAAACCAAACTTAGCACAGTGAACCATCTCAGTAGCATCGAGTCTGGCTTGCAAGGCTCGTGCCTGCTTCATTAAGACCTCTGCCTGCTCCATGATGCGGTCGTATTCTAGCTTGGCATTTTGCCGAGCGACATTGACTGCCTTATCTTTCTCCTCGACTACTTTAATAGGAGCAAAGACAGGCGCCCCCACTTCCATGGGGTACTCAATAGCAGCATGTCTGGCTGGATCGGTATCTTCTATTCTCATTGGTGCGTTAGCTAGCCTTAATGGCTATTCTTTTGAGATTCTTTCAGCTTGTCTGCGCTTCTTTGCTGAAAATCGACCATCGAGTGATAGCCCATTTGATAGCAAGGGCAGTGATGCCCCAAAATCCAGCGCGCTAATTTAATCCGAATTGCCTTAATCATCCTGTCTCTCCTGAAAGCCCTGAGGCTTGATCTGACTGCCTCAATTATGAATCCAACCCGAAATTCTTGCTGTAAGCCCCATTTCAAGCAAATTTAGGCGTTTTTTCTTACACTTAGGAGTCTGATTAGATAACTCACGCACTCAACACTACCGAAAGTAGCAATGACCAAAGAAGTTGCTCTAAACGTACTGGGCGAGCCCCTAGTTCCCTGCTCTTTTGACCCCTTAACTGGCTTCTTTCGAGACGGCTGCTGCAAAACTGATGACAACGATCTTGGTAGACACCTGGTCTGCGCGATTGTCTCCAAACCATTCCTGCAATTTAGTCTTGAGAGAGGAAATGACCTCATCACCCCACGACCGGAATTTCAGTTTCCGGGGCTAGTCTCAGGTGATCAATGGTGTTTGTGTATTAGTCGCTGGGCAGAAGCACTAGCAGCCGATTGCGCCCCACAAATTAAACTGGAGAGCACGCATATCAATGCACTCAAAACGGTTCCTCTCGAAACTTTGAAGCAATATGCGCTAGCTGAGTGAAGGCTTTTCTCTAGGACAGTGCTTTTCATTAGAAAAATATGCTCGGTAAGATTCGGAAAAAATTGATTGAGTCTGAGCCCTCGAAGACGGTGCAGGCAAGCCCCATCATCTGCCCCATTTGCGATAGAGCAATCCCGCAGTCACAAAAAGATGCTCATCACCTCATCCCTAAATCCAAAGGAGGTAAGGCAACGGAGTATCTGCATCGGATCTGTCATCGGCAAATTCATGCTCTGTTTAACGAGACAGAGCTTGCCAGGAAACTCAATACGGCAGAGTCACTCAAAGAACATCCAGATATGCAAAAATTTATTGGCTGGGTAAAGACCAAGCCAGATTCTTTCTATCAAAGAACTTCAAAAAGTGACCGGATTAAAAAGCTTGATCTGTAGTCGAGCAATCAGCATCTAACCTAAACAAGCCTTAATTTCAGAAATTAACTGGGGTAGTTGATCTTGTCTGACAAACTGCCCGAGCTCGATGTTTTCTTTCTCTGAGCTCAGTACAAAGATTTTGGGCTTATCCCTAGAAAGTAGTATTTGGGTCCAACGACTATTGAATTTATATTCTTTGGTTTTACTGCCAATGAATTTAGTAATCTTGAGAACCGTACCATCAATCTGTATCTCCTCAAAATCGAGGGCGTGTCGTGCATAGATTAAAAAGCCTAAGGTCAGTGCGCACAACTCAATACAGGTAAAGATGATGATCATCCATATCCCCACAATCAGAAAGCCTATGCCCACTAGCAGGGAGAAAAAGACCAGGACAGCGTAAAACTGAAAGAGCTGTTTCGGTGTCAGTGCGCAGTTGCGCTGCATTCGCCAGGTTTTCATATCAGATCAATAGCGACTAGGCTTTGAGATATGCCCCATAAATACCGTAAGCAGCACCTAACCAAAGTCCTACGATGACCAGTAGAGAGAGCAGAAAGCCGTACCCTCGTTTAGCCGGGTTAGTTTGATAGGCAATGGCATACCAAATGCGGCCAAGCAGCCAAATCATCCCAGAGTCTCCTGCACCCTTATCGCCAATGAAAATAGCGTATAGCCATAAGGCAGGCAAAAACATCAAAACATTTTCAATCGTATTGAGCTGAATACGATAAGCCCGTTCAAACATCTCATGCCCTAGTACTGCAGGGGCTTTAATTTGATATTTGCCACGCGCTCTACCGACATTGAAAGTCACTGCAAATAACAGCGCTACAGTAAGTAAGGTGATAAACGCGGTATAGAGATAGGCTTGCATAGAATTCTCCTAAAAGGGTATTCTAATTAGATTTCAGCAAGCCCGCTGAGCTACATACCCTCCAAGGCATGCCATCCAAAACTGAGGAGTGGCAATAAATCGGCAGCAAATCCCGTGATCTCTTTTAGGAGTGTATTTGAGTAAATCACTGAACGGGGCAAAGGTTTGCGAACAATCCAGCCCTTCAACTTAACGGCTTTTTCTACCTCCTCCGGAACATTCTCTAGACCCCGAGGGATGCGCGCAAGACTATTTGAATAATCAAGCTCATAGCCTTTTTTCTTTAAAGCTTTCTCTATTGCTAGCCAAGCTTTGGGATTGCCCATAATGTCCAAACGTAGCTTCTTAAGCACATGACTTTCTGGCTGCAAATAGCCGGCGGCAACTCGGCAACCCAGGGGATCAAGGCGGAAATATAAAACACCTGAGGAATACTTATCACCAGTACGGGTAAATAAGCCACTAGCATGCATATTGTAAGGATGCTTGGCTTTAGAGAATCGAGCATCTCGATTGATTCGATACAGTGATTTTTTTGGATCCCCCCAAAGCGGGATATCTTTGTTAGCCAAAGCATCAGACAGCGCTACTGTAAAGCCCTTCATGGGCTCACGAACGTATTGCTCATATTCATGGCGATGCTCAGCAAACCAAATCCGGTTTTGGTTTTCGGTTAAAGCCTCAAGAAACTGAAAGGCTTCAGGCTTAAAGCCTGAAAACGGACTTTTCATTATCGTTATAAATTAAACTTGCTAAATGGGCAATGTCAAAATATGCTAACAGACTAGATTTACCAGATACTATTTATTTATATATGCGGGGAACACTATGCACTATGCGGTGATCAAATTTCTACTTCAATTTTCAGATATTGGTCTTCGTATTTGGCTATCTACGATCGTTTTATCACTCTGCTTTTTAGTCTACTTTGTATTTCAGAAAATTACCCCAAAGTATCTATTTGGCGAGGATTCTGAATATGCTGGCTACATTTATAACGCCATGGGTGTTGTATTTAGTCTGATATTCGCATTCATTACAGTGCTAGTTTGGCAAAACTACAATAATGTGAGTGATGCCACATTTAAAGAGGCTAGTAAGCTCAATAATATTTATCGCCTACTTTCTGCACTTCCGCCGGAGATTGACCGAGCGGAAAAAGCAGCTCTCATTGATTACACACAATCGGTCATTACTGATGAATGGCCTTTACTTAGTAAAAATCAATTCAGCATTCCTACTTATGAAAAATTCTTAAAAATTGAAAACGATATTGTTCGCTTTCAACCAAAAAATGCGGGTCAGGCTAACGCACACTTAGTACTACTGCAAACGGTTACAGAATATCTTGAATTAAGACGTAGCCGAATTTATAGCGCCCGTTTTGCTCTAGATCCTCCTGCAGGAATTGGCTTAATCAGCAGCTCACTCGTCTTTTTATTATTCTCCTGTTTATTTAAAATGAATTCAGGGCGTACTCATTTAGTCTTAATCGGATTTTTAGGCCTAACGATTGTGGGTGTGCTCTATTTCTTATTGCTCTACATTCATCCTTTCCTAGGGCCAATGGCGATCAGTCCAGAGCCTTTTGAGCAACTGCTCAAATTTACTTGGAATCACTGAGCTAGCAGAAAGTACTAATGTAATTTAACAATCGAATCAGTACGACGATGAATTAATCTACTGATCGTATCGAGCGTTACCTTGATCCAGCCATGCAGTGCCAGCTGATGCAATTTGTAGAGACTCAAATACATCAGCTTGGCAAAGAGGCCGTCCACCATGAGACTGCCCCCAATCAAGCCACCCATCATGCTGCCAACACTGCTAAATTCTCCCAGAGAAACGAGCGAGCCAAAGTCACGATAGTGATAGGCCTTGAGTTGCTTGCCAGCAATGATGCTATCGATCTCTTTATAAATATGGCTAGCCTGTTGATGCGCAGCTTGTGCTCGAGGCGGAACAATACCGCCTTTTCCACCATTAGCCTCTTCCCAAGGACAAGCAGCACAGTCTCCCATTGCAAAAATATGGGGATCTCTAGTAGTTTGCAAAGTGGGTAGTACGGTCAGCTGATTGCTTTGATTTGTCTCAAGGCCACCAAAGTCTTTTAAGAATGCAGGCGCTTTGACTCCTGCAGCCCAAACGATAAGCTCAGCAGGTATCACAGTGCCATTGGCTAGATAAATTTGCTGGGGCAATACTTTTTCCACCTTAGCGCTAGTCATTACCTCTACACCCAACTCATCTAAGAGATTCTCTGCTGCACTGGAGATCCGCTCCGAAAGGGCTGGCAAGATTCTAGGCGCAGCTTCAAGCAAAATGACTTTGAGGTCTTTATTGGGATCGACGCGATCTAATCCATAAGAAATCACTGCCCTAGTCGTACGGTGTAGTTCAGCAGCTAACTCTACTCCCGTAGCACCCGCTCCAATAATTGCCACATGCAATTGGCCTGGCGCTAAAGGGGTAGTCTGAGTTTGCGCCCGCAAGCAAGCATTGATCATCTTCAAGTGAAAGCGCTTGGCATCAGTCTGTGACTCTAGGCGAATCGAGTATTGCTCTACTCCAGGCGTTCCGAAATCATTTGTCAGACTGCCAATGGCAATAATCAGGGTATCGTATTTGATCCACTGCTCAGGTGTAACGAGCTCTCCTGACTCATCAATAAAGGCGGCAATTTGGATTTGCTCTTTGCTGCGATCAATATTGATTAACTCGCCGAGCCTGAATGAGAAATGGTGCCAATGGGCTTGTGCAATGTAATCGAGCTCTTGATCGCCCAGATCCATACTACCTGCAGCAATCTCGTGTAGCTTAGGTTTCCAGATATGGGTCCGGTTGCGATCGATCAGGGTTACGCTCACCTTTTTGCCACCACTTTGACGTGAGGCATAACGGTCGCCCAGCTTGGTTGCCAACTCTAGGCCGCCAGCACCCCCACCAACAATCACTATCCGATATGTCTCACTCATGCATTAACTCCAATATGGTCAAACGGGGATTTTTTAGGTCATCCCTTTTCTGTTATTTAACCACTAAATCCCACAAGCCCCTGTCCCTTGAGCTTGGGGAAGCTAAAAATGGTGACGACCCCGATAAACTAGGGTTTGCACCCAAGATAAGCTGCTCCAAAACCATTACGATCATCTCGTTGATACCCCCCCTTTTTTAGGAGATGAATTTTGAATACCTTGATTGATCGAGTTGATCACCTTGTTCTGACTGTGAACGATATTGAGACTACTACCCAGTTTTATGAAAAAGCATTTGGCTTTGAACGTGAATTCTTCAAAGGGCCTGAAGGGCAACCTCGCTATGCCCTACTTTTTGGTCAACAAAAAATTAACCTACAAGATCGCGCTACTGAAACTCCAACCAAAGCTAAAGTTCCTACTCTAGGTTCAGGCGATTTTTGTCTTATTAGCAAAGTACCCCTCGATGAAGTCATCGCTCATCTGAAGCAAGCCAATATTGCAATTGATGTAGGACCCGTTTCTCGTCGTGGTGCATTAGGGCCTATTCGCTCAATCTATCTACGCGATCCTGATGGCAATCTCGTTGAGGTTGCTGAATATGTATAAAGCAATACAAAAGATTTTTACTCTCTTATTGGTTTCGGGAGTTTTACTCCCCCTTACTCCAGCAATTGGAGCAGAGACGTGGCCCGCACCCAATAAAACGATTGTTATTATTAACCCCTTCGCTCCTGGTGGCGCAGTAGATGCTTTCACGAGACCTATTGCTAAACAGCTCACTACCCAGTTGGGTGATTCAGTCATTGTCGATAACAAGAGTGGTGCAGGAGGTACATTGGGTGCCGCTATTGCAGCCAAAATGGCACCCGATGGTTACACCTGGTTTGGTGGCGCAGTGCATCACACGATTGCGCAATCACTCTACCCTAACCTCAGTTATGACATCACAAAAGATTTTGAGCCGATTGCTGTTCTAGGCAGCGTGCCGCAAGTCATTGTGATCAATCCCAATAAGTTTGGTACTACTGATCTCAAAACCATCATCGCAATCATTCAGAAGAATCCTGGTAAATATAACTACGGTTCAGCAGGCAATGGCACTTCTCAACATTTGGCTGGTGAACTTTTTAAACAATTAACTAAGACCGATATCACCCACGTGCCTTATCGGGGAGCTGGACCTGCTCTGCAAGATTTGGTTGCGGGTCAGCTCGATATGATGTTTGATACCCTGGCAGCCGCTGGGCCCTTCATTAAAAATGGTCAAATCATTGCGGTCGCGGTTGCAGCGCCCAAAAGGGTGGAAGGTTTTCCAGACATCCCTACCGCCGCTGAAGCAGGACTGCCCAATTACAACGTAGCCAGTTGGTATGCACTCTGGGGCATAAAAGGCACTAACCCTGTAATCCTCGATAAGATGGCAGCAGCCGTGCAGCAGGCCCTTAATTCCGATGAAATCAAAGAGCGCTGGATCGCCATGGGCGCAAGCGCCCCTAAGATGTCACGAGTAGAGTTTGGCAAATTTGTTAACCAAGAAGTGATTCGTTGGCGCCAAGTTGTCAAGACCTCAAATATCCACCTAGACTGAGTAAAGCATGAAGCCTCTTCCTAAAGTCCTTGCCTTTGATGTTTTTGGTACTGTTGTGGACTGGCATGGCTCGATTGCCGCTGAAGTCAAACGGATTGGCCTAAATGCTGATCCTGATGCTTTTGCTACTGCCTGGCGCAATGGCTATCGGCCCGCTATGGCTCGAGTGCGATCTGGTGAACTACCTTGGACCAAGATTGATGACTTACATAGATTGATTTTGGATGGCGTCTTAAACGAATTTGCTATCACCCATTTATCTGAGGACGAGAAAAAGCATCTCAATCTCGTGTGGCATCGCCTCCTACCTTGGGAAGATACGATCGCAGGACTATCGCGTCTGAAAAGTAAATTCACTATCGTCACTCTATCTAATGGCAACTTAGGCTTGCTTGCCAATATGGCAAAAAATGCTGGGCTACCTTGGGATCTCATTTTGTCAGCTGAAGTCTTTCGGCATTACAAACCTGATCCCGAAACCTATTTAGGCGTAGCAAGTACCTTTGATATTGCGCCTGAGGAAGTGATGCTCGTAGCGGCCCACAAAGACGACCTTCTGGCAGCAAGTAAGTGTGGATTACAAACTGCCTTTATCGAAAGGCCCCTCGAGTTTGGGAAAAATGTGCAGCGAGATGATCTTGCAATTGAAAGCTTTACTAGCTATCACACTAAGAATTTTTTAGATCTAGCAGACCAGTTAGGCTGTTAGGCATTTACTAATAAGCCAGTTCCAATTGTGAAGTTCCCAATTTTTTGAGCTGCATTAAATCCAGACTTGTACAGAAGATCTAAAACTTCTTCTTCAGCATCTGACGCACAAGCAATTAGTAATCCACCACTCGTCTGAGGATCACTCAACAGATTGCGCTGCCAATTCTGTAAATTGGGTGCACTGACTTCATTGCCATAGCTTGTCCAATTACGAGTCGATGCCCCGGTAAAAATATCTTGTTGAACAAGTTCAAGAGCCTCTTCAATGATTGGTATTGCCTCCCAATCAATGGTGGCTTGCAGTTTTGCTCCACGCGCAAGTTCTAATAAATGCCCCGCTAAACCAAAGCCTGTTACATCGGTTAAAGCGTGAACTTGTGGCATCTGCGCCAAGGCTTGGCCAGGACGATTGAGTTGGGTCGTTAAGGCCAACATGGCCTGATAACCTTTTTCGGATAGCTGTTCTTTTTTCAGTGCTGCCGACAATATACCTACACCTAATGGCTTGCTCAAGATAATGCTATCCCCGAGTTGCGCTCCTGTATTCCGCTTGAGATTTTTTGGATCAACAATACCGATGACTACTAAGCCATAAATCGGTTCAACCGAATCAATTGAGTGGCCGCCCGCAACCATAATGCCTGCCTCTGCACAAACAGATGTGCCACCTGCCGTAATTTTCTGAATCACTTCCAGCGGTATAACGTCGATAGGCATTCCCAATAAAGCCAAGGCAAAGAGTGGTTGAGCACCCATTGCGTAAATATCGGAGATAGCATTCGTAGCGGCAATGCGTCCAAACTGAAAAGGGTCATCGACGATCGGCATAAAAAAATCGGTTGTCGCCACAATTGCTTGATGCTCATTAATTTGATAGACCGCAGCATCTTCATTGTTATCCGAGCCCGCTAAGAGTTCGGCAGGAATATTTCCCAGAGAAGTATTCTGCAGAATTTCACTGAGAACACCTGGAGCGATTTTGCAACCACAACCACCGCCATGCGATAAAGAAGTGAGACGTCCGTTAAAGGCTAAAGATGTCATATCGGATCAATGTGGGTCATCACATTCAGTACGGGCAATTCAGCTTTGACCTGATTTGCAGCTGTGAGCGCGATATCGTGACCGACCTGAACCGTTGCATTGGCATCCACTTCAATATGCACGTCGACCAAAATCATATCGCCCATTTTACGGGTTCTCAGATCATGGCAACCCAGGACTCCTTCGGTCGACAGAATTATTTTCTCAATATGTTGATGCTCTTCTTCAGATACCGCACGATCCATTAAATCATTTAAGGCATCCCAGCTAAAGGACCAACCGGTTCGAATAATCATCAGACCAACAATGAGCGCGCCGACTGAATCTAAAATAGGAAAACCTAATAAGGCGCCCACGATACCTACTGAGACAACCAAGGAAGAGGCGGCATCTGAGCGTGCATGCCATGCATTGGCTACCAACATACTCGAACGTACTCGCTTCGCAACTGCAAGCATGTATCTGAAGAGGATCTCTTTGGCTACCAGCGAGCCTAAAGCAACATACAAAGCCAAGATCGATATTTGACTAGGGGCAATGGGATTGACAATCTTATGGCCAGCACTCCACAGCATACCCAAAGCAACCACTAACAAAGAGATACCTAGAAATAATGAAGCAGCAGTTTCATAACGTTGATGTCCGTAATGATGATCTTCGTCTGCATCTTTAGCACTGTGATGATTTGCAAAGAGAACTACAAAATCAGCAATCAGATCCGTCAGTGAGTGAATACCATCAGCGATCAAGCCTTGCGACCCTGAAAGTAGACCAGCAAAAACTTGGGATACCGTGAGGGTGAGATTAACTGCTACGCTAACTAAAGTACTTTTTTTAGCAGCGCTTTGTTTCTCAGCCGATGCGTCTTCGGGGTTTTCGATTAAATCATCCATAAGGGCATCTTAATACTCGAGTATGAGTATTGGGCGTCAATTGAGGCAGACTGGAATTACTTAAGGCCTTTATTCCAATTACGGTCTTGGAATACAGATTTAGGTTGGTAAGCCTCTTCCACTTCAACCTCAACCACGGGGGGTTGTGCTGGCTTCTTGACGGCGGAAGTCGACTTTGCGGATGGCGCAGTAGTTGACTGGATCGTCGACTTGACGGTTTCTAAATCTACAACATTGGAGGTATCGGTTTTCTTTTTCACGGGACTATTTTAGCAATTTTGTTCATTTTTTGCACCCTCATTCTGCTTTCTGAGCCGTAAGACCCAAAAAGCCTTAGCTAAAGACATCTTTTTTTGCTATGCTGGGTTTTCTAATCAGCATCACCCAACACTCCACAAGGGATCTTTATGAATACCGATAATCAAAACCCTGGCGATGAAGACTTTGATTATGGCTGCGAATGCGCCATGACTTTACTCAATGAGCCTACTGAAGATTGTCTCAATGATCTGATTGATGAGCTGGATGAAGATGGCATGATTTCTACTGAGGTGGTGTATGGCCTCTTAGCCACCATCTTGATGAGCATTACTTCTGAAGAGAGTGGCGAGGAAGAGCATTAAGCAGGATTTTGAATTTGATTAGCAAAGGCATCCATCGCTTTTGCCAACTCAATATCCAGTGTCGTCACATCATTCGCTGAATGCGTACGTAATTGCACCTTGACTTGATTCCAGCTATTGGACCAATCAGGATGGTGGTCAATTTTTTCAGCATATCCTGCGCATAGTGTCATAAAAGCAAACGCCGCTTCAAAATCCTTGAAAACAAAAATGCGTGACAAGGTTCTCGTAAGGAGATCAATCTGCCAATCTGGCAAAGTAGTCTTAAAGTCAAATTGATGGATATCTACACTATTGTTCATTCAACGCTCTTTGCTAATTGTTGTAAGTCCGACTCAGAGAGCCAATGCCACTGACCTTCTGCTAAATCTACTGGCATCGAGTACGCACCGATTTGGGTGCGATGCAATTGCGCTACATGATTGCCAACTGCGGCCATCATGCGTTTAACTTGGTGGTAGCGCCCCTCTACGATCGTCATCGCCAAACGGTGCTCATCAATCTGTTCGCAAGCCTTTGCAAAGCAAGGCTTTGGATCGTCATCCAAGATGACCCCCTTCAATAAATGATCTAGTTGTTTGCCCTGAATCGGCTCGGCTGTCGTAATTTCATAAACTTTGCCAATATTCTTCTTGGGCGTAGTCATCTTGTGAATAAATTGACCGTCATCTGAAATCAATAACAAGCCCGTAGTATCAAAATCTAAACGCCCTACGCATTGCAGACCACGCTCAACAAAAGGTCTGGGCAATAAGCTGTAGACACTGGGATGATGCGTGGTTTTATGAGAGCACTCGTAGTTCGTTGGTTTATGAAAAGCAATATAGGCCTTCTCATGAAATTCCCAATCTTGACCCTCTACATTCAGAATCAAACCTTCCGTTGAGATACGCTCTTCTGGATCTTCGGCCAAAACGCCATTGACTTTCACAAGATCGGCGTAAACCAAGTCGCTACAGTAACGTCGTGTACCAAAGCCCTGACTAAACAGAATTTTTTCGAGGGAGACTGGTTTTGCCATAAGAATGGTTTGCTACAGCCTACAACTTGCCCCGATGAATCTGCAAAGCACCAAAGCTTTGCTGAACTGGCATCACCTCCAGCACGTTGATATTCATATGCGCTGGCAGAGTAGCAGACCAATAAATAGTTTCAGCAATTTCATCGGCACTCAGGGCGTGCACGCCTTCGTAAACATTATTCGCTTTGCTGTCGTCACCCTTGAAGCGGACATTAGAAAACTCAGTGCCAGAGCACATGCCAGGTTCAATACAAGTGACCCGAATCGGAGTGCCGACTAAATCTGCACGTAAGTTCAAACTAAATTGCTGAACAAATGCCTTGGTTGCACCATAGGTATTGCCACCAGGATAGGGATAGTTTGCAGCTACTGAGCCTAAATTGATGACATGCCCTAACTTGCGCTCCACCATGCCAGGTAAAAAAGCCCGCGTCATATGAACTAGACCTTTGATATTGGTATCGATCATACGATCCCAATCCGATAAATCGGCTTTGTGCGCAGGCTCAAGTCCAAGCGCCAGTCCAGCGTTATTGACCAAGATGCTCACTTTTGCAAAAGCAGCAGGCAAATTGCTAGGCAATTGATCAACTTGGTTGCTATCACAGACATCTAACACGAGAGTGAGTAATTTGTCTTGTTGTTCACTTGGTAATGATTTTTTGAGCGCTGCGAGTCGGTCGATTCTTCTGCCTGCCGCAATGACTTTATGGCCATGCTTTAAGAAACGCCTCGCAGCAGCCTCACCAAATCCTGCAGTTGCCCCGGTAACTAGTACGGTATGTTCCATATTCTTCTT comes from Polynucleobacter paneuropaeus and encodes:
- a CDS encoding cryptochrome/photolyase family protein translates to MKKSNKKLVLILGDQLDLNGAALKGFDSQHDQIIMVESANEAQYVWSHKAKIALFLSAMRHFAQKLKDKKYPLAYYSESSKTITEVLREHLTQNQIQHLVCVEPGEWRLKQAIEDLASEFKIQLDMREDSHFFCTHAEFREWAANKKELRLEYFYRLMRKKYSILVDAEGNPEGGQWNFDQDNRKPYPKKGPGITDAPAEFKPDAITQEVIKYVNQTYPEHPGSLDQFHWPVSREQALKALDYFVEYRLRNFGIFQDAMWTDTPFGWHSLLSSSLNLKLLNPREVIDAVLKAWKKNALDLSNIEGFIRQILGWREFVRGMYYLDMPQMAQDNFYDHQRSLPKWYWTGDTQMHCMKDTVGQTLQYGYAHHIQRLMVTGNFGLLAEILPSAVCDWYLAVYVDAIEWVELPNTAGMALFANGGRFTSKPYIASGAYIKRMSNYCSSCKYKPDVRFGETACPVTNLYWNFLIKHRKQFDGNPRTRLMTANLNKISPEDQKQITLHAQHILNHLDEL
- a CDS encoding DUF2452 domain-containing protein codes for the protein MRIEDTDPARHAAIEYPMEVGAPVFAPIKVVEEKDKAVNVARQNAKLEYDRIMEQAEVLMKQARALQARLDATEMVHCAKFGFNPIHGKTYYLYYDGRNAVNMLIQNAPNNWSCGIPDNWSYLMAVKKLGDSTWAIVEEEQ
- a CDS encoding DUF2237 family protein, whose amino-acid sequence is MTKEVALNVLGEPLVPCSFDPLTGFFRDGCCKTDDNDLGRHLVCAIVSKPFLQFSLERGNDLITPRPEFQFPGLVSGDQWCLCISRWAEALAADCAPQIKLESTHINALKTVPLETLKQYALAE
- a CDS encoding HNH endonuclease; this encodes MLGKIRKKLIESEPSKTVQASPIICPICDRAIPQSQKDAHHLIPKSKGGKATEYLHRICHRQIHALFNETELARKLNTAESLKEHPDMQKFIGWVKTKPDSFYQRTSKSDRIKKLDL
- a CDS encoding DUF2244 domain-containing protein; the encoded protein is MKTWRMQRNCALTPKQLFQFYAVLVFFSLLVGIGFLIVGIWMIIIFTCIELCALTLGFLIYARHALDFEEIQIDGTVLKITKFIGSKTKEYKFNSRWTQILLSRDKPKIFVLSSEKENIELGQFVRQDQLPQLISEIKACLG
- a CDS encoding MAPEG family protein, whose product is MQAYLYTAFITLLTVALLFAVTFNVGRARGKYQIKAPAVLGHEMFERAYRIQLNTIENVLMFLPALWLYAIFIGDKGAGDSGMIWLLGRIWYAIAYQTNPAKRGYGFLLSLLVIVGLWLGAAYGIYGAYLKA
- a CDS encoding DUF2461 domain-containing protein, giving the protein MKSPFSGFKPEAFQFLEALTENQNRIWFAEHRHEYEQYVREPMKGFTVALSDALANKDIPLWGDPKKSLYRINRDARFSKAKHPYNMHASGLFTRTGDKYSSGVLYFRLDPLGCRVAAGYLQPESHVLKKLRLDIMGNPKAWLAIEKALKKKGYELDYSNSLARIPRGLENVPEEVEKAVKLKGWIVRKPLPRSVIYSNTLLKEITGFAADLLPLLSFGWHALEGM
- a CDS encoding bestrophin-like domain is translated as MIKFLLQFSDIGLRIWLSTIVLSLCFLVYFVFQKITPKYLFGEDSEYAGYIYNAMGVVFSLIFAFITVLVWQNYNNVSDATFKEASKLNNIYRLLSALPPEIDRAEKAALIDYTQSVITDEWPLLSKNQFSIPTYEKFLKIENDIVRFQPKNAGQANAHLVLLQTVTEYLELRRSRIYSARFALDPPAGIGLISSSLVFLLFSCLFKMNSGRTHLVLIGFLGLTIVGVLYFLLLYIHPFLGPMAISPEPFEQLLKFTWNH
- a CDS encoding NAD(P)/FAD-dependent oxidoreductase encodes the protein MSETYRIVIVGGGAGGLELATKLGDRYASRQSGGKKVSVTLIDRNRTHIWKPKLHEIAAGSMDLGDQELDYIAQAHWHHFSFRLGELINIDRSKEQIQIAAFIDESGELVTPEQWIKYDTLIIAIGSLTNDFGTPGVEQYSIRLESQTDAKRFHLKMINACLRAQTQTTPLAPGQLHVAIIGAGATGVELAAELHRTTRAVISYGLDRVDPNKDLKVILLEAAPRILPALSERISSAAENLLDELGVEVMTSAKVEKVLPQQIYLANGTVIPAELIVWAAGVKAPAFLKDFGGLETNQSNQLTVLPTLQTTRDPHIFAMGDCAACPWEEANGGKGGIVPPRAQAAHQQASHIYKEIDSIIAGKQLKAYHYRDFGSLVSLGEFSSVGSMMGGLIGGSLMVDGLFAKLMYLSLYKLHQLALHGWIKVTLDTISRLIHRRTDSIVKLH